A stretch of Pleionea litopenaei DNA encodes these proteins:
- the parA gene encoding ParA family partition ATPase, with protein sequence MPVISILNQKGGSGKTTIAVNLAHALKLDGSRVLLVDSDPQGSARDWNEENEGEILPVVGLDRETLPKDLQAIKSGYDWVVIDGAPQIARLAAAAVKASDLVIIPCQPSPYDIWAAADLVDVIKARQDVTDGKPLSAFVVSRAIKNTKLGKEIMEALESYGLPVLKSQTTQRVAYPTTASEGQTVFIEPQSEAAKEIVALKEEIKEFFNGA encoded by the coding sequence ATGCCGGTAATATCAATACTTAACCAGAAAGGTGGAAGCGGTAAGACAACCATTGCTGTAAACCTTGCTCATGCTTTAAAACTTGATGGCTCTCGAGTTTTGTTAGTAGACAGTGATCCTCAAGGCTCTGCGCGAGATTGGAATGAAGAAAACGAAGGAGAAATACTACCAGTCGTTGGTTTAGACCGAGAAACGCTCCCTAAAGACCTTCAGGCCATAAAGTCTGGGTATGACTGGGTAGTTATCGACGGAGCTCCACAAATAGCTAGGTTAGCGGCCGCAGCGGTTAAAGCTTCAGACCTGGTAATCATTCCATGCCAACCATCTCCCTATGACATTTGGGCAGCTGCCGACTTAGTTGACGTAATTAAAGCGCGACAGGACGTTACTGACGGAAAGCCTTTATCCGCGTTTGTCGTTAGCCGAGCAATCAAAAACACTAAGCTTGGCAAAGAAATTATGGAAGCACTGGAAAGCTATGGTTTACCTGTTCTAAAGTCTCAAACCACTCAAAGAGTAGCTTACCCAACAACCGCCAGCGAAGGACAGACTGTATTCATAGAACCACAAAGCGAAGCTGCAAAAGAAATTGTCGCACTTAAAGAAGAGATTAAGGAGTTCTTCAATGGCGCTTAA
- a CDS encoding replication initiation protein, with amino-acid sequence MVSWLIFDLDHNNPWIWQDKDLPSPNIVVTNRENGHSHLFYAIPPVCTSENARSKPIRYMKAVYEAMASKLGADPSYSGPVAKTPGHPWWITSELHNTVFELGELADYLDLEIKPLWSKGPDYEGNSHSRHCLLFEDLRFYAYSIVTREKREGSFFSFVRLLEAKAFEFNNFKNRGFEQNLTVAQVKATVKSVSRWTWDRYTGSSRCNRGVMKLDKSLSVAERQKLSALRTHERRIQATKQKILSAYRYLSRNSIPITFTALSERSGVTRQTISKYKDFIESLSKNEANKTSEGVSVTHNRDSVKYGTHQITALCNVYLFSSELTGLISIVSVHKNKKPPD; translated from the coding sequence ATGGTTAGTTGGCTAATCTTCGATCTTGATCATAATAATCCTTGGATTTGGCAAGACAAAGACCTGCCCTCTCCTAACATCGTTGTTACTAATAGAGAGAATGGCCACTCTCACCTTTTTTATGCGATACCGCCTGTTTGCACCAGTGAAAACGCTCGTTCTAAACCAATTAGGTATATGAAGGCTGTTTATGAGGCTATGGCATCTAAATTAGGTGCTGATCCTTCCTATAGTGGCCCAGTAGCAAAAACACCTGGTCATCCCTGGTGGATAACCTCTGAGCTTCATAATACTGTATTTGAATTGGGAGAGCTCGCCGATTATTTAGATCTAGAAATTAAGCCTTTATGGAGCAAAGGGCCGGATTACGAAGGTAATTCTCACTCAAGACATTGTTTGTTGTTTGAGGATTTGCGCTTTTACGCTTATTCGATTGTTACAAGAGAGAAACGTGAGGGAAGCTTCTTTTCATTTGTTCGTCTCCTGGAGGCGAAAGCGTTTGAATTTAATAATTTTAAAAATCGTGGTTTTGAGCAGAATTTAACAGTCGCCCAGGTTAAAGCGACTGTTAAGTCCGTTTCTCGCTGGACTTGGGACCGGTATACGGGTTCTTCTCGATGCAATCGAGGTGTAATGAAGTTAGATAAGAGCTTATCGGTAGCTGAGCGTCAAAAACTATCTGCGCTCAGGACTCACGAAAGGCGGATACAGGCGACAAAACAAAAAATCCTTAGTGCATACCGTTACCTTTCTCGAAACTCGATTCCAATCACCTTTACCGCTCTTTCAGAGCGTAGCGGAGTCACCAGGCAAACGATATCTAAATACAAAGACTTTATTGAATCTTTATCAAAGAATGAAGCTAACAAAACCTCTGAGGGAGTTAGTGTTACTCACAATAGGGATAGTGTTAAATATGGTACACATCAGATAACTGCCCTCTGTAATGTTTATCTATTTAGCAGTGAACTTACAGGATTAATTTCGATAGTTAGTGTCCATAAAAATAAAAAACCTCCTGATTAG